Below is a window of Gimesia chilikensis DNA.
GAAAGACGATCAGAATCTGGCTGATCGTATCACGACCGGCGTAGACCAGCCAGGACAACAGTCCCATCAGCCAGCCGGCGAGCATGCCACTTAAGAGGATCACCCAGCCGGGATGGACGACGATTGAACGGCTTAGCTCGCCAAAGACCTTGACATCGATCACGCCCAGGGCTGGCCCGATGATGACGACCAGCACGGCAAACAGCATCGCCCCGATGAGGTTGGCGACATAGACAATTCCCCACAGCCGGATCACCATTTTGAAAGATGCCTGGCGGGAGAGCAGTGGGAGAATCGCGAGGCTGGTCTGCTCGGTAAACAGTTCCGAACGTCCTACGACGACCAGGATGAAACCGAAGGAATACATCATGCCAACCAGAATTTTGAGCACTGGTTCAGAGAGACTTCCCTGCCCCAGGGTTTGCACGACGGCCACCAGAAACAGGCTGAAGCCGATATCCAGTCCTGCGGAGAGCCCCGACAGAAACAGACGGAGTGAGGATCGCGTCAGTGCGTCCATGGCTTCGACGAGTTCGGCCTGCAGGATCTGCCCCGGGGCTTTCTTCGCCTCTTCGAGGCCATCAGATTGTAAATCGGTTGCGGAGTTCATTAACCTGAATCCAGAGTGAGATCGCCTCGCAGCCTTGCGTGAGTGGAGGCGATTGTCCCTGACTGCATGGTTGCACCGCAGTCGGTCACTGTCAATGCCTGTTGT
It encodes the following:
- a CDS encoding formate/nitrite transporter family protein, which encodes MNSATDLQSDGLEEAKKAPGQILQAELVEAMDALTRSSLRLFLSGLSAGLDIGFSLFLVAVVQTLGQGSLSEPVLKILVGMMYSFGFILVVVGRSELFTEQTSLAILPLLSRQASFKMVIRLWGIVYVANLIGAMLFAVLVVIIGPALGVIDVKVFGELSRSIVVHPGWVILLSGMLAGWLMGLLSWLVYAGRDTISQILIVFLITSVIGLGHLHHCIVGSVEVLAGVFADPGTTLADYGHFLLWTTAGNALGGVIFVSLLKYGHAHASQYERKSKY